A single region of the Candidatus Poribacteria bacterium genome encodes:
- a CDS encoding FG-GAP-like repeat-containing protein: MILRFTSPTIGKCLICALLLVCGFTVSTTDAQEMNSAQIIETAIRHQNLGLAYLEESQPSKAVEAFTALIELLPDEAIGYGNLAVAHLRLQQADAAEASVKRGIAVSPMDSQLHFILSEVYQLQQKSDLAVEAMKEAVRLAPDELEFRYKLVRHYIGQRNDPEAQQEAVRHLQALHYRSPVNIVVLMKLTLGLLAQEQLEAAGDLCQELMLLLGDTDAEKLAYLTQGIEAIEQKDLKLATRNIRIFENLHRASPRYQQGIGELVTDILGHPIETFSPGFRARIIAKQSLPIDVEFVDVTDQLGLSNVKALFPLRTPTAVSFVNSDNDGKLDLYISGSDFVGLYQNTERKVQFVLYRNTGRQFDPVTLLDKGQEPAEELYFLHVAVADMNKDGIQDFLLETAEGIVYFWETTEENESAVPVVLYEQPVTDIGVLHPVDYDHDGDLDLFTAGPTMYRNNSDDESKEDERFTDVSEQTFVKTATPQSAPAEAFSADFDDDGDIDIFVTHRKTGCTLYDNLRQGKLRAVSDDTGIPQNIHYTAAAIGDYDNDGDVDIFLSTADRIHLYRNRGDGSFKDDPRLEAGVRDLSPTLLENIDYDNDGFVDLWVSGKDGMFLFRNDGTGQFMEPYPLIKNITSRDGAILQNAAAGAVGDYDNDGDLDIFFIDGQGKLRALQNNGGNKNNWIQVRLEGITTGNNKVNRDGIGSKLEVKVGDLYQLQYVSEQVSHFGLGAFDAADVVRVVWTNGVPQNVIEPQARQRILEKQILKGSCPFLYVYDGEKYQFVTDLLWRAPLGLVTSMGFVAPDETKDFVKIPRTQIQPKSGRYSIQITEELWETAYFDEVKLIAVDHPVGTDIFVNEQYTPPPFAEFKVYGVKEKLHPKSAVNHRGEDVSDALKTFD; the protein is encoded by the coding sequence ATGATACTAAGATTCACGTCTCCTACTATAGGAAAATGCTTGATATGTGCGCTGTTGTTGGTATGTGGCTTTACCGTCTCAACAACAGACGCGCAAGAGATGAACAGTGCACAGATCATTGAAACAGCCATCCGACATCAGAATTTAGGGTTGGCATATCTCGAAGAATCGCAGCCTTCAAAGGCAGTCGAAGCGTTTACCGCACTTATCGAACTGCTGCCTGACGAAGCAATCGGCTATGGTAACCTCGCTGTTGCACATCTACGCTTACAACAGGCAGATGCCGCCGAAGCATCGGTAAAGCGCGGCATTGCTGTTTCACCGATGGATAGCCAGTTACACTTCATCTTATCCGAGGTCTATCAGCTGCAGCAGAAAAGCGATTTAGCAGTGGAGGCAATGAAGGAAGCCGTACGGTTAGCACCCGATGAATTGGAGTTTCGCTACAAACTCGTCCGCCACTATATTGGACAACGAAACGACCCAGAAGCACAACAGGAAGCCGTTCGACATCTACAAGCACTTCATTATCGATCACCTGTGAATATCGTTGTGTTGATGAAGTTGACACTCGGATTATTAGCACAAGAGCAACTCGAAGCCGCTGGAGACCTCTGTCAGGAATTGATGCTCCTTTTAGGTGATACCGATGCAGAAAAACTCGCATACCTCACACAAGGGATAGAAGCGATAGAACAAAAGGACCTAAAACTCGCAACGCGTAATATCCGAATTTTTGAGAACTTGCACCGAGCAAGTCCGCGCTATCAGCAAGGGATCGGCGAATTGGTGACCGACATCCTTGGGCATCCGATAGAGACGTTCAGCCCAGGGTTTCGCGCGCGAATCATCGCTAAACAGAGCCTACCGATTGATGTAGAATTTGTGGATGTCACCGATCAACTTGGACTTAGCAATGTAAAGGCACTGTTCCCCTTAAGAACACCCACTGCTGTATCTTTTGTGAATTCTGATAACGATGGAAAGCTTGATCTGTATATAAGCGGTTCTGATTTTGTGGGGTTGTACCAGAATACAGAGCGAAAAGTTCAGTTCGTGTTGTATCGGAATACAGGGAGACAGTTTGATCCAGTCACACTCCTTGACAAAGGGCAAGAACCTGCAGAGGAACTATACTTTCTTCACGTGGCTGTTGCGGATATGAATAAAGATGGGATCCAAGATTTTCTATTGGAAACTGCCGAGGGAATAGTATATTTCTGGGAAACTACAGAAGAGAATGAAAGCGCAGTTCCCGTCGTCTTATATGAACAGCCAGTAACAGATATAGGAGTCCTCCATCCTGTCGATTATGACCATGACGGCGATTTAGACCTCTTTACAGCCGGTCCCACGATGTATCGGAATAATAGTGATGATGAAAGTAAAGAGGATGAAAGGTTTACCGATGTTAGCGAACAGACCTTTGTAAAAACAGCCACGCCACAATCCGCTCCTGCCGAGGCATTCTCCGCTGATTTTGATGACGACGGCGATATAGACATTTTTGTTACACACCGCAAAACAGGTTGCACCCTCTACGATAACCTCCGCCAAGGGAAGCTCCGCGCAGTTTCCGATGATACCGGGATTCCACAGAATATACATTATACTGCAGCTGCTATCGGTGATTATGATAACGACGGAGACGTTGATATTTTCTTATCGACAGCAGATCGGATCCACCTCTACCGCAATAGAGGCGATGGAAGTTTCAAGGATGACCCGCGCTTAGAGGCGGGTGTGCGTGATCTGTCCCCCACGCTATTGGAAAACATAGATTACGATAACGACGGATTTGTTGACCTCTGGGTGAGCGGCAAAGATGGAATGTTCCTATTCCGAAACGATGGGACTGGACAGTTTATGGAACCCTACCCTTTAATAAAAAATATTACATCAAGAGATGGGGCAATCCTCCAGAACGCAGCCGCCGGAGCAGTAGGAGATTATGACAATGACGGCGACCTCGACATCTTTTTTATCGATGGCCAAGGAAAACTCCGCGCCTTACAAAACAACGGTGGGAATAAAAATAACTGGATACAGGTCCGGTTGGAAGGTATTACTACGGGGAACAACAAAGTTAATAGAGACGGTATCGGCTCGAAACTGGAGGTGAAAGTCGGGGATCTGTATCAGCTGCAGTATGTGTCCGAACAGGTCTCCCATTTCGGGTTGGGTGCATTTGACGCTGCAGACGTTGTGCGTGTTGTCTGGACAAACGGGGTGCCGCAGAACGTCATTGAACCGCAAGCAAGGCAACGGATTCTGGAGAAGCAGATACTGAAAGGTTCCTGCCCGTTCTTATACGTCTACGACGGCGAAAAGTATCAATTCGTCACCGACCTGCTCTGGCGCGCGCCGTTAGGACTCGTTACCTCAATGGGATTCGTCGCGCCCGATGAAACAAAAGATTTCGTAAAAATTCCGAGGACGCAGATACAACCGAAGTCTGGTAGATATTCCATCCAGATTACAGAAGAGTTATGGGAAACCGCCTATTTTGACGAAGTAAAACTAATAGCCGTCGATCACCCAGTAGGTACCGACATTTTCGTAAACGAG
- a CDS encoding Uma2 family endonuclease: protein METASNARRMPYAPPETTEDLYPESDGKPRADTDLHLYWIKRVQDMLETYFSRAPGVYISGNIMMYDIEGPTRTAVSPDILVCFGIGQKFRRTYKVWEEGKPPDFVMEFSSNRTYRNDLNEKMAHYARIKIPEYFLYDPDRRYLPSPLLGFRRVEGTYVEIAADVDGGIRSEILDLNFHLMEEGLALYDPRSERWLQTRAEQEAERAEQEAERAEHAEERAEQEAAARQKAEAEVARLQEELTRLKERM, encoded by the coding sequence ATGGAAACTGCCTCAAACGCGCGTCGTATGCCTTATGCGCCTCCAGAAACAACGGAAGACCTATACCCTGAATCGGACGGTAAACCAAGGGCTGATACTGATCTCCATCTTTACTGGATAAAGCGTGTGCAGGATATGCTCGAAACCTATTTTTCGCGGGCCCCGGGGGTCTATATCTCTGGGAATATTATGATGTATGACATAGAGGGCCCCACACGAACCGCTGTCTCTCCCGATATTCTGGTCTGTTTCGGGATCGGACAGAAGTTCCGCCGCACCTATAAAGTATGGGAAGAAGGGAAACCACCAGACTTCGTCATGGAATTTTCCAGCAACAGGACCTATCGGAACGATTTAAATGAGAAGATGGCACACTATGCGCGTATAAAGATTCCAGAGTATTTTCTCTACGATCCGGATAGAAGGTATCTCCCCTCGCCGTTGTTAGGGTTTCGGCGCGTTGAAGGTACGTATGTTGAGATTGCTGCAGACGTTGATGGTGGGATTCGTTCGGAGATATTGGATTTGAATTTCCATTTAATGGAAGAGGGCCTCGCACTTTACGATCCTCGATCAGAACGGTGGCTGCAAACCCGCGCAGAACAAGAAGCTGAACGCGCAGAACAAGAAGCTGAACGCGCAGAACACGCTGAAGAGCGTGCAGAACAAGAAGCGGCAGCCCGACAGAAAGCTGAAGCAGAAGTCGCGCGACTTCAAGAGGAACTTACACGCTTGAAAGAACGGATGTAA
- a CDS encoding ABC transporter permease: MRRNYHLFILLFPVVFWLVCFFLLPLVSVFIYTFLERGTYGGVRWNFTLENYGRLFDGLYLGILWQSVSTALVCTAVCLLLGYPFAYYLARYRPKHRNILLLLVVVPFWTNFLIRTYAWILILRTEGLLNNFLGAVFPNWGPLELLNTPLAVQIGLVYGYLPFMILPLYAALEQLDMSLLEAAQDLGASPRRAFWHVTVPLSLPGILAGSMLVFIPTVGAFLTPDLLGGGKVSYIGNVIERQFKTARDWPFGSALSFMLMGIVLVGTVLYFRALQGSESAK, translated from the coding sequence ATGCGTCGTAATTATCATCTCTTTATTCTCCTTTTTCCAGTTGTTTTTTGGCTTGTCTGTTTCTTTCTGTTGCCGTTGGTGTCGGTGTTTATCTATACTTTTCTGGAACGCGGGACTTATGGCGGTGTCCGATGGAATTTCACGCTCGAAAACTATGGACGGCTGTTTGATGGGCTGTATCTCGGTATCCTCTGGCAGTCAGTGTCTACGGCGTTGGTTTGCACGGCAGTCTGCCTGCTACTCGGTTACCCCTTCGCTTACTACCTTGCACGCTATAGACCGAAACATCGGAATATCTTATTACTGCTCGTCGTTGTCCCGTTCTGGACGAATTTCCTCATCCGAACTTATGCGTGGATACTGATTTTACGCACAGAAGGTCTACTGAACAACTTTTTGGGGGCTGTGTTCCCTAATTGGGGTCCGTTAGAGTTATTGAATACGCCGCTCGCCGTTCAGATTGGGCTTGTCTATGGCTACCTACCGTTTATGATACTCCCCCTATATGCGGCACTGGAACAATTAGATATGTCACTGCTGGAAGCAGCACAGGATTTAGGGGCATCGCCGCGGCGTGCGTTTTGGCACGTAACTGTACCGCTGAGTCTGCCGGGTATCCTTGCTGGGTCGATGCTGGTCTTTATTCCGACGGTGGGCGCGTTTCTAACGCCGGATCTGCTCGGTGGCGGGAAGGTGAGTTATATCGGGAACGTGATTGAACGGCAATTCAAAACGGCGCGGGATTGGCCCTTCGGGTCTGCACTCTCGTTTATGTTAATGGGTATTGTTTTGGTTGGAACTGTGCTGTATTTTCGTGCTTTGCAAGGGAGTGAATCTGCAAAATAA
- a CDS encoding ABC transporter permease, with the protein MKRILEVNIGLVYLFLYVPILAVVVFSFNSGEQISVWEGFTFGWYAKLFEDAALWRACRNSLLVAGVATVIATCIGTTTALAIERYRFRFRSALTQCLYLPIIIPDIVLAIALLIFYVQVSIPVGLISVIIAHCVFNIAYVTIVVRARLQGYDNTLEEAARDLGANEWQTFWRITFPLIAPGIIGGALLAFTLSIDDFVITFFTAGVGYTTLSVHIYSLLKFGITPKINAISTMLLANSIVFILLFLWFQGGAATSRSQVEN; encoded by the coding sequence ATGAAGCGGATACTTGAAGTCAACATTGGATTGGTTTATCTCTTTCTCTACGTCCCAATTTTAGCGGTAGTTGTGTTCTCGTTTAACAGTGGAGAACAGATCTCTGTTTGGGAAGGGTTTACGTTCGGTTGGTACGCGAAACTGTTTGAGGACGCGGCGTTGTGGCGTGCATGCCGAAATAGCCTTTTAGTAGCGGGTGTCGCGACGGTCATTGCAACCTGCATCGGGACGACGACCGCGCTTGCTATTGAACGCTACCGCTTTCGGTTCCGATCCGCACTCACGCAATGCCTCTATCTCCCGATTATCATCCCAGACATCGTATTGGCGATTGCGTTATTAATCTTCTATGTCCAAGTTTCTATCCCGGTCGGCTTAATCTCTGTAATTATTGCACACTGTGTTTTCAATATCGCGTATGTCACAATTGTGGTCCGGGCACGTTTACAAGGTTACGATAACACCTTAGAGGAGGCAGCCCGTGACCTTGGTGCCAACGAGTGGCAAACGTTTTGGCGGATAACGTTTCCGCTTATCGCGCCCGGTATTATCGGCGGTGCGTTGCTTGCGTTCACGCTCTCTATAGACGATTTTGTCATTACTTTCTTTACCGCAGGCGTTGGCTATACAACGTTGTCCGTCCATATCTATTCATTGCTGAAGTTTGGGATCACACCGAAGATTAACGCTATCTCAACGATGTTATTGGCGAACTCGATCGTGTTTATCCTGCTGTTTCTGTGGTTTCAAGGGGGTGCCGCCACTTCACGAAGTCAGGTCGAAAATTAA
- the alr gene encoding alanine racemase has product MDDYRTHVEINLSAIRRNAEAIKAYTGKRLIAVVKADAYGHGVVPVTEALRPVVDMFAVATIAEGVALRQAGIREPILVLFSSLSEQVGQIVAHELTPTISDWEFADRLNDVASKIVRVHVNINTGMNRSGVYWTEAVQFSDRLQTLPRLDVEGFFTHLATADEMDKRFVFMQLDRFSSVLKEISNGGELIHAANSAAALAIPEAHFDAVRPGLSLYGVYPASERPIKLEPALTWKTRIGWIGSISEGEGVSYGLTYKAPCQTRVAMVQVGYGDGYPRALSGVGEVLIGGARRPIIGSVCMDVSVVRLEPTDNVSVGDGVVLIGKQRNAEITVDEVAHRAGTISYEILTQIGARVPKKYI; this is encoded by the coding sequence ATGGATGACTACCGAACACATGTAGAAATTAATCTTAGTGCAATCCGACGAAACGCTGAGGCAATCAAAGCATATACTGGAAAACGCCTAATCGCTGTCGTGAAAGCGGATGCCTACGGACATGGCGTCGTACCTGTTACAGAGGCGTTGCGTCCAGTCGTTGATATGTTTGCCGTTGCGACAATTGCGGAAGGTGTAGCGTTACGTCAAGCGGGTATCCGTGAACCGATTCTTGTCCTTTTCAGCTCTCTCTCGGAACAAGTGGGACAAATCGTTGCGCACGAATTGACACCGACAATCAGCGATTGGGAATTCGCGGATAGATTAAACGATGTCGCCTCAAAAATTGTCCGTGTCCATGTCAATATCAATACAGGCATGAACAGAAGTGGCGTTTATTGGACGGAAGCGGTGCAATTCTCGGATCGGCTGCAGACACTGCCTCGACTTGATGTTGAGGGGTTCTTTACACATCTTGCTACCGCTGACGAGATGGATAAGCGTTTTGTTTTTATGCAGCTTGACCGGTTTTCGTCTGTGCTTAAAGAAATTAGCAACGGTGGCGAGTTGATCCATGCAGCGAACAGCGCAGCTGCGCTTGCAATACCAGAAGCACATTTCGACGCTGTCCGTCCGGGCTTAAGTCTCTATGGCGTTTACCCCGCATCCGAAAGACCTATTAAGTTAGAACCTGCTCTCACATGGAAGACTCGGATCGGCTGGATCGGTTCCATCTCAGAAGGCGAAGGGGTAAGTTATGGGTTAACATATAAAGCACCATGTCAGACCCGTGTGGCGATGGTACAAGTAGGTTACGGTGACGGTTACCCGCGTGCACTTTCTGGTGTCGGTGAGGTGTTAATAGGTGGCGCGCGCCGCCCGATTATCGGAAGCGTTTGCATGGACGTGAGCGTGGTGCGTTTAGAACCTACAGATAACGTGTCTGTCGGTGATGGGGTTGTGCTGATCGGCAAGCAAAGGAACGCGGAAATTACGGTTGATGAAGTTGCACATCGCGCCGGAACGATCTCTTATGAAATCCTGACGCAGATTGGGGCACGTGTACCGAAAAAGTATATCTAA
- a CDS encoding ABC transporter ATP-binding protein, with product MLIEIKNVSLFFGTTAALDNLSLEVQGGAVGLLGPNGAGKSTLLKTLLGFVQPNQGTAAVFGLDVQKDPLGIRRQVGYMPEDECLILGMNAVQLVAYAGELCGMPRRDAMQRAHEVLYYVGLDEERYRTIDGYSAGMKQRVKLAQALIHDPKLLLLDEPTNGMDTSGREEMLELVKDISSDKGINVILSSHLLPDVEFACHEIIALSHGSVVIQGQIESLKKDKGQAFDLRIVGDSETYITALERQNYQVEVRPGNHLRVTSESQAETGTKFFFKLAYDTGVQLRQLREVSHSLEDVFAEVMSVDAQ from the coding sequence ATGCTCATTGAAATTAAAAATGTCTCGCTCTTTTTTGGTACGACGGCTGCGTTAGATAACCTCTCGCTGGAGGTGCAAGGCGGTGCTGTCGGTCTGCTCGGACCGAACGGTGCCGGGAAAAGCACCTTACTGAAGACCCTGCTCGGCTTTGTCCAACCGAATCAAGGCACAGCAGCCGTGTTTGGGTTGGACGTGCAGAAAGATCCGTTAGGCATCCGCAGACAGGTCGGGTACATGCCAGAAGACGAGTGTTTGATACTCGGTATGAACGCTGTCCAACTCGTCGCTTACGCGGGAGAGTTGTGTGGGATGCCGAGGCGCGATGCGATGCAACGTGCACACGAGGTGCTCTATTACGTCGGTTTAGATGAAGAGCGTTACCGAACCATAGATGGCTACTCGGCGGGCATGAAACAGCGGGTGAAATTAGCACAGGCACTGATACACGATCCAAAGTTGCTCCTCCTTGATGAACCGACCAACGGAATGGATACCAGTGGTAGGGAGGAGATGCTTGAACTTGTTAAGGACATCTCATCTGATAAAGGTATCAATGTGATTTTATCTTCGCATCTGCTGCCCGATGTAGAATTTGCGTGCCATGAGATCATCGCACTTTCGCACGGGAGCGTTGTTATCCAAGGACAGATAGAGTCCCTGAAAAAAGACAAGGGACAAGCCTTTGATCTGCGAATTGTAGGTGACAGCGAGACTTATATCACCGCTTTGGAACGTCAGAATTATCAGGTTGAGGTACGTCCTGGCAATCACTTACGGGTTACGTCCGAAAGCCAGGCAGAGACAGGCACAAAATTCTTTTTCAAACTCGCTTACGATACCGGTGTACAGCTCCGGCAGTTACGTGAAGTGAGTCACTCGTTGGAGGATGTTTTCGCTGAGGTAATGAGTGTGGATGCCCAATAA
- a CDS encoding neutral/alkaline non-lysosomal ceramidase N-terminal domain-containing protein: MADNNGVIEVGVAEVDITPDYPIRLSGYGSRRTESDGIIQRIWAKALAIGSDSDDPVVLVTVENCGLPDELTEEVSRRVKEKTGISRAHFAACFTHTHSAPCLTNAAPFLFSTDIPPDQQETIDRYTRQFKDWMEAVALEALANREPAKLTWSIGELGFAKNRRTEGGPVDHSLPCLQVRDLDGHLRAIWASYACHCTTLAGTDNHICGDWAGFAQENIQETLPGVTALIMIGCGADANPESRMMPMPDGQEEVFNTRLAYAKAHGEALSQEVQRLLVNDTKPLPSVPTGAFERVSLPFDTLPTLEEWEARVAEGGSRAYHAQKHLERLQRGALIQTELSYPVQAWTFGDELAVVFLASEVVVDYSLRLKSELDVERLWVGAYANAFPCYIPSERVLAEGGYEGGGAMLYFGPPTPFAPGVEQLVIDTVHRLVPDEFLSESQ; this comes from the coding sequence ATGGCAGATAACAATGGTGTTATAGAAGTTGGTGTTGCAGAAGTGGATATTACACCCGATTATCCGATACGGCTCAGTGGCTACGGGAGCCGCCGCACGGAATCCGACGGTATCATCCAACGGATATGGGCAAAGGCACTCGCGATTGGCAGTGATTCGGATGACCCTGTTGTCCTCGTGACAGTTGAAAATTGTGGTTTACCAGACGAATTGACAGAAGAAGTATCGCGTCGAGTGAAAGAAAAGACAGGCATTTCGCGTGCACATTTTGCGGCGTGTTTTACGCATACACATAGTGCGCCGTGTCTCACAAACGCTGCACCGTTCCTGTTTAGCACAGATATACCACCCGACCAACAGGAAACGATAGACCGATACACCCGTCAATTTAAGGATTGGATGGAAGCCGTTGCACTGGAAGCACTCGCAAATCGAGAACCCGCAAAATTGACGTGGAGCATCGGTGAACTCGGTTTCGCGAAGAATCGGAGGACAGAAGGCGGTCCCGTAGATCATTCATTACCGTGCCTACAAGTTAGGGATTTAGATGGGCATTTGCGCGCTATCTGGGCAAGTTACGCCTGCCATTGCACAACGTTGGCAGGTACAGACAACCATATCTGTGGCGATTGGGCCGGGTTTGCACAAGAGAATATCCAAGAGACGCTTCCCGGTGTAACGGCTTTGATTATGATCGGATGTGGCGCAGATGCGAATCCTGAATCCCGGATGATGCCAATGCCGGACGGACAAGAAGAGGTTTTTAATACCCGCCTCGCATACGCGAAAGCACACGGTGAAGCACTATCGCAGGAGGTACAGCGTCTGTTGGTAAACGATACGAAACCGCTGCCGAGTGTCCCAACGGGTGCGTTTGAACGGGTTAGCCTACCGTTTGATACACTACCGACACTTGAGGAGTGGGAGGCACGCGTTGCCGAAGGTGGTTCCAGAGCCTATCATGCCCAAAAACATCTTGAACGCCTGCAGCGGGGAGCGTTGATACAAACTGAACTCTCTTATCCCGTACAGGCGTGGACATTTGGTGATGAATTAGCAGTTGTTTTCCTGGCGAGTGAAGTGGTCGTCGATTATTCGCTGCGTCTGAAAAGCGAGTTAGATGTGGAACGGTTGTGGGTAGGTGCGTATGCGAACGCGTTTCCGTGTTATATTCCGTCGGAACGAGTGTTAGCGGAAGGTGGCTATGAAGGTGGTGGCGCAATGCTCTATTTCGGGCCACCGACCCCTTTTGCGCCGGGTGTCGAGCAGCTGGTGATTGATACAGTACATCGATTGGTGCCAGACGAATTTCTATCAGAATCGCAGTAA
- a CDS encoding tetratricopeptide repeat protein: MTHERAYEILGLNSNASHNDARKAYRDLAKIYHPDKNLAANATVIFQLIQDAWNYIQNTPEKESEHLSDDADTYNIQGMMKYDSGDYEFAISDFDKVLLLNPEDAKACIAYKYRGRAKAALRQYGTAISDFDAAIRLNPNGADTYIFRGNAKGNLGENLAAIADYDIAIHLNPNEAAAYYYRGVANYMLEQYVAAISDYDMVIYLVPDDAKTYYHRGHIKLEIGQYVAAISDYDIAIRLKPDNAEAYSSRGLAKAALNYPFDAISDYNMAIRLNPNEARTYYYRATEKGILGSVSKERQDLLMALKLAEQAGDVEFVVTVEQALNEIN; encoded by the coding sequence ATGACACATGAACGAGCCTATGAAATTCTGGGATTAAATTCAAATGCCTCACACAATGATGCTCGAAAAGCGTATCGTGATCTCGCAAAAATTTATCATCCAGATAAAAACCTTGCTGCGAATGCCACGGTAATATTTCAGTTGATTCAAGATGCATGGAACTACATCCAAAACACACCAGAAAAAGAAAGTGAGCATCTCTCCGATGATGCTGATACTTATAACATCCAGGGCATGATGAAGTACGACTCAGGGGATTATGAATTTGCGATATCTGACTTTGATAAGGTACTTCTCCTTAATCCTGAAGATGCAAAAGCCTGCATAGCCTACAAATATCGAGGTAGAGCGAAGGCAGCTCTAAGGCAATATGGTACAGCTATCTCCGACTTTGACGCTGCAATTCGCCTTAACCCCAATGGTGCAGATACCTATATCTTTCGGGGAAATGCGAAGGGCAACCTTGGAGAAAACTTGGCTGCCATTGCTGATTATGACATAGCGATCCACCTTAACCCCAATGAAGCTGCAGCTTACTACTATCGGGGCGTTGCGAATTACATGTTAGAGCAATACGTTGCAGCCATCTCCGATTATGACATGGTGATCTACCTTGTCCCTGATGATGCAAAAACATATTACCATCGAGGACATATAAAGTTAGAAATAGGGCAATACGTTGCAGCTATCTCAGATTATGACATAGCGATCCGCCTTAAACCTGATAATGCAGAAGCATATTCATCGCGTGGACTTGCGAAGGCAGCTCTGAACTATCCCTTTGATGCTATCTCCGATTATAACATGGCGATCCGTCTTAACCCTAATGAGGCCAGAACCTACTATTATCGGGCAACTGAGAAGGGTATACTAGGTAGTGTTTCGAAAGAGAGGCAAGATTTACTAATGGCATTGAAACTGGCTGAACAGGCGGGCGATGTGGAATTTGTAGTTACCGTTGAGCAGGCGCTTAATGAAATCAACTAG
- a CDS encoding transposase, which produces MAKRRRFTAEFKVKVVLEALSGETTQAEVCRRHNLWQYINYFRRYLSYFFNIAW; this is translated from the coding sequence ATGGCCAAACGAAGAAGATTCACCGCCGAGTTTAAAGTGAAAGTTGTGCTTGAAGCACTCAGTGGTGAAACCACACAAGCGGAAGTCTGTCGCCGCCATAACCTCTGGCAGTACATCAACTATTTCAGACGCTATCTTTCTTATTTCTTCAATATAGCGTGGTAA